The sequence CCCGGGGCTGTTCAAACGCTGGATCGCCTTCGGCATGCTCTCCTCGCACAGCCGTCTGCACGGCTCGTCCTCCTACCGGGCGCCGTGGCTGTTCGACGAGGAGGCGGTGGACGTGCTGCGCGCCTTCACCCGGCTCAAGCACCGCCTGATGCCGTACCTCTACCAGGCCGCCCACCAGGCGCACTCCGACGGCGTCCCGGTGATGCGCGCGATGGTGCTGGAGTTCCCCGACGACCCCGGGTGCACCCACCTGGAGCGGCAGTACATGCTGGGCGGCGACCTGCTGGTGGCGCCGGTGCTCTCCCCCACCGGCGAGGTGTCGTACTACGTGCCCGACGGCACCTGGACGCACTTCGGCACCGGCGAGCAGGTCACCGGGCCGCGCTGGGTGCACGAGACACACGGCTACCTCAGCGTCCCGCTGCTGGTGCGCCCCGGCGCCGTCGTCCCGGTCGCCGCGGCCGACGACCGTCCGGACCGGGTCTGGGCCGACGACATGACGCTGCGGGTGTTCCGGCCGGCCGACGGCGAACGCCGGACGGTGCGCGTGCCGCGCCCGGACGGCGGCGCCGCGGTCGAGGTCACCGTCGTCCGGGACGGGGACGCGCTGCGGGCCGAGACCACCGACGCGTCGCTGCCGTGGGGCGTGGAGGTGGTGGGAGGGCCCTCGGCCCGGGCCGCGGCCGGAACGGGTAATCTCGCCATCGATCTGTCCGGCTTCTGATGGAAGCCCGCAGGGTGGGCCGCCGGCCGAGGGAGCGCCATGGTCAAGATCACTGACGTCGCGGCGCACGCGGGCGTCTCGCCGAGCACCGTCAGCTACGCGCTCAGCGGCAAGCGCCCGATCTCCCAGGAGACGCGGCTGCGGATCGAGCAGAGCATCCGCGAGTTGGGGTACCGGCCGCACGCCGGCGCCCGTTCACTGGCCAGCAGCCGGGCCCGGGTGCTCGCACTCGTGCTGCCGCTGCGCAAGGGCATGCACCTGCCGGTGGTCATGCAGTTCGCGACGTCGGTGGTCACCGCGGCGCGGGACTACGACCACGACGTGCTCCTCCTCACCCAGAGCGAGGGTGAGGAGGGGCTGGTCCGGGTCTCCGGAAGCGCCATGGCGGACGCCTTCGTCATCATGGACGTGGAGTTGGACGACCGCCGGCTGCCGCTGCTGCGCACCTTGGACCAGCCGTCGGTGCTGATCGGCTACCCGGCCGACCCGACCGGTCTGACCTGCGTCGACCTCGACTTCCAGCAGGCCGCCGAGGCGTGCGTCGACCATCTGGCCGCGCTCGGGCACCGCCGGGTCGCCCTGATCGGCTCGCACCCCGAGGTCTACGTCCGCGAGACCGGGTTCGCGCGGCGGGTGGCCACCGGGTTCACGGCGGCCGCCGACCGGCACGGCCTGCTCTCCTCCATCCACCCCTGCGTCGACACCCCGGTCGCGGCCCGCACCCTCGCCGAGCGGCTGGTGCGGGAACAGCCCGACCTCACCGGCATCGTGGTCCACAACGAACCGATCGTGCACCCGCTCATCGACGCGCTCACCGCACTCGGGCTGCGCATCCCCCAGGACATCTCGGTCGCCGCGATCTGCCCCGACGAGATCGCCGAACCGGCCGCGACCCCGATCACGTCCGTCTCCATCCCCACCGCCCAGGTCGGCGCCCGCGCGGTCGACCTCCTGATGTCCAAACTCCAGGGCCACGAAGTCCCCGAGACCACCATCCTCCCCACCCACCTCACCCCCCGCGCCACCACGGCCCCGCCCCCAGCCGCGACCCTGTGAGACGGTGCCGGGGTGATCACCGTCGTCGAAGGGCCGAGCGCCGCGGGCAAGAGCACCCACGTCGGCGCGTTCCGGCCGACGCTGGTGGTCGGCGAGCACCCGGGCCACGTCACGCCGGACGCGACGGCAAGCCTTGAGGAGCAGAGCCACTTCTGGGTCCGGCAGAACGAGGCACGCTGGGCCCTGGCGCTGCGCACGGAGGCCGCGCACGGACTTGCCGTGTGCGACACGGACCCGTTGAAGCTGCACTACGCCTGGACCCTGGCGCGCGCCGGACAGACGTCGGCGGCGGACGAGTTCGCACGCCAACTGCGCCTGACGCGGGGGGCGATCACCCGACGCCGCCTCGGCGTCGCCGACCTCGTCGCGTGTGTCGTGCCCTCCGAGGCCGCGCTGCGGGAGCGCCGGGCCGGCGACACCACTAGGCGCCGTCGCCACTTCGCGTCGCATGTCCGGCTGGCCGGCCCCCTCGCGGAGTGGTACGCCGCGCTGGAGGCCACCGACCCCGGGCGCGTGATCCGGCACTGGCCGGAGGAGACCCACCCGCCCGAGCGGCGCGGCCGCTACGACGTGGATCTCTTCGACGCCTGGATGGCACGGCTCCCGCGCCTCTGAGGTCACGGGGTACCGCAGCGGTGCGACGGGAACTCCGGCGGTCGGTCGGCGGCCGCGGTGAGCTGACGTGCCAAGTCCCTGAGGGATTGGCGTAGTTCGTCCGGACTGTGGACGGTGAAGGGCCATTCCAGGGAGGCGAGGAGCCGGGCCATGCCGTCGAGGCGGTCCGCCCGGGCACGCATCAGGACACCGTCGGGTCGGGGCGTGAGAGTGGCGGTGCCGTTCGGCAGCCGACGCGCGAGCTCACCGAGGGGGCCGTCGACGAGGACTTCGACCTGCCAGCGGTAGGGCGCCTGCGCAAGGGTGGCGGTGAGGTGGGCGACCGGGTCGAAGCCCGCGGGCGGGATGAAGGTCGCGTCTCGGGGTGCGACGGAGGCGATCCGGTCGATACGGAAGGTGCGCAGGGCGCCGCGGAGGTGGTCATGGCCGATGACGTACCAGCGCGCGTCGTGGAAGACCACGCCGTAGGGATCGAGGACGCGTTCGCTGTGTTCCTGGCGCCAGGACCGGTAGCGCAGAGCGACGCCGTGGCGGGAGCGGGACGCCTGAGCCAGGGCCAACAGGACCCCCGTTTCGGGGAGTCGCGCGGTGACGGTGCCGGCGGTGAACGACAGGGCGTCGCGCATGGCGGCGAGCGGTTCCCGCACCGTCTGCGGCAGCACGCGCTCGATCTTGGCCAGAGCGCCGGCGCCGGCCGGGGCGGTGCCGCTC comes from Streptomyces sp. NBC_00448 and encodes:
- a CDS encoding helix-turn-helix transcriptional regulator produces the protein MSHPLTRVLALLELLQTHPGLTGPQLADRLGTDVRTVRRYAAHLRELGIPVESERGRYGGYRLARGYRMPPLVLTNDEALAVVLGLLAGERLGMSGTAPAGAGALAKIERVLPQTVREPLAAMRDALSFTAGTVTARLPETGVLLALAQASRSRHGVALRYRSWRQEHSERVLDPYGVVFHDARWYVIGHDHLRGALRTFRIDRIASVAPRDATFIPPAGFDPVAHLTATLAQAPYRWQVEVLVDGPLGELARRLPNGTATLTPRPDGVLMRARADRLDGMARLLASLEWPFTVHSPDELRQSLRDLARQLTAAADRPPEFPSHRCGTP
- a CDS encoding LacI family DNA-binding transcriptional regulator → MVKITDVAAHAGVSPSTVSYALSGKRPISQETRLRIEQSIRELGYRPHAGARSLASSRARVLALVLPLRKGMHLPVVMQFATSVVTAARDYDHDVLLLTQSEGEEGLVRVSGSAMADAFVIMDVELDDRRLPLLRTLDQPSVLIGYPADPTGLTCVDLDFQQAAEACVDHLAALGHRRVALIGSHPEVYVRETGFARRVATGFTAAADRHGLLSSIHPCVDTPVAARTLAERLVREQPDLTGIVVHNEPIVHPLIDALTALGLRIPQDISVAAICPDEIAEPAATPITSVSIPTAQVGARAVDLLMSKLQGHEVPETTILPTHLTPRATTAPPPAATL